One Sphingobium sp. Z007 genomic region harbors:
- a CDS encoding ATP-binding protein: MIGKPFRRARAFFRSMAGQIFLILTLGMSVAAIIALLVAEQTRHHDFERVRRQRVVASATDIMDRLQHDPARIEPMLAARRIMGAYVAPEGVSLTDQDSAMEAMLVARLGESADPEAGQVPIGLCFPRHSDVEQKAAGLIGAPRPDCWIVRLTDAHGQRRSMALSFPRLAKPPSTLFNPLYLIVIIAASAGLAILVARFVSKPLRRLERAAEAFSVSLDPEEIPERGPEEVRAALSTFNLMQRRARAGFAERTQLLAAISHDLQTPLTRLRLRLELVENEELRARLLQDHQAMQTLVREGLDLASSIEAREEWSWLDIDSLLTSMAEDAEELGAPVRFLTGCGGTVRVKPNALTRCIANLVDNAVRYGGSADISCARSGGRLLIHVRDHGPGIPVDQLDQMFEPFTRGASSQPGGRHGTGIGLTISRSLAMSFEASVRLRNADDGGLIATIDIKA, translated from the coding sequence ATGATCGGCAAGCCGTTCCGGCGCGCCCGCGCTTTCTTCCGGTCCATGGCGGGACAGATTTTCCTGATCCTGACGCTGGGCATGTCGGTCGCCGCGATCATCGCGCTGTTGGTGGCGGAACAGACGCGCCATCATGATTTCGAACGGGTCCGCCGTCAGCGCGTCGTCGCAAGCGCCACCGACATTATGGACCGCTTGCAGCATGATCCCGCGCGTATCGAACCGATGCTGGCGGCGCGGCGCATCATGGGCGCCTATGTCGCGCCGGAGGGCGTGTCGCTGACCGATCAAGACAGCGCCATGGAAGCCATGCTGGTCGCCCGGCTGGGCGAATCTGCCGATCCGGAGGCGGGGCAGGTGCCCATCGGCCTTTGCTTCCCGCGCCATTCCGACGTGGAGCAGAAGGCGGCCGGCCTGATCGGCGCGCCGCGGCCGGACTGCTGGATCGTGCGTCTGACCGACGCCCATGGTCAGCGCCGGTCGATGGCGCTCAGCTTCCCGCGCCTTGCCAAGCCGCCCAGCACATTGTTCAATCCGCTCTACCTGATCGTCATCATCGCCGCATCGGCCGGACTAGCCATCTTGGTCGCGCGCTTTGTGTCCAAGCCGCTGCGCCGCCTGGAACGAGCGGCCGAAGCCTTTTCGGTGTCGCTCGACCCTGAGGAGATCCCCGAACGTGGGCCGGAGGAGGTGCGCGCGGCGCTTTCTACCTTCAACCTGATGCAGCGTCGCGCCCGCGCGGGCTTTGCCGAACGGACGCAATTGCTTGCCGCGATCAGCCATGATCTTCAGACGCCGCTCACCCGCCTGCGCCTGCGCCTGGAACTGGTCGAGAATGAGGAACTGCGCGCCCGCCTGCTGCAGGATCATCAGGCGATGCAGACGCTGGTGCGCGAGGGGCTGGACCTCGCCAGCAGCATCGAGGCGCGCGAGGAATGGTCCTGGCTCGACATCGATTCCCTGTTGACCAGCATGGCGGAGGACGCTGAGGAACTGGGCGCGCCCGTCCGCTTTTTAACCGGTTGCGGCGGCACGGTGCGGGTCAAGCCCAACGCGCTGACCCGCTGCATCGCCAATCTGGTGGACAATGCCGTGCGCTATGGCGGCAGCGCGGACATCAGTTGCGCGCGATCGGGCGGCAGGCTGCTGATCCATGTGCGCGATCATGGCCCCGGCATCCCCGTCGACCAGCTCGACCAGATGTTCGAACCCTTCACCCGCGGCGCCAGCAGCCAACCGGGGGGGCGTCACGGCACCGGCATTGGCCTGACCATCAGCCGGTCGCTGGCGATGAGTTTCGAGGCGTCCGTCCGCCTGCGCAATGCCGATGATGGCGGCCTGATCGCCACCATCGACATAAAGGCCTAA
- a CDS encoding DUF3325 family protein: MMLTIGLLYLALFALAGRMQRHRPVLLLRWQRRPWVAHLEWAGWMLLALSLLSLLLWADAGMALIAWIGLLPVLGAVVMLGMTYRPAVPRTVVPVAAALTIAGLLAV; encoded by the coding sequence ATGATGCTCACCATCGGCCTGCTCTACCTCGCCCTGTTCGCTCTGGCCGGGCGGATGCAGCGGCATCGACCGGTGCTGCTTCTAAGATGGCAGCGTCGTCCATGGGTCGCCCATCTGGAATGGGCGGGATGGATGCTGCTTGCTCTGTCGCTGCTCAGCCTGCTGCTGTGGGCGGACGCCGGCATGGCGCTTATCGCCTGGATCGGGCTGCTGCCGGTATTGGGCGCAGTCGTGATGCTCGGCATGACCTATCGCCCGGCGGTGCCGCGGACGGTTGTGCCGGTCGCGGCTGCGTTGACGATCGCCGGGTTGCTAGCGGTTTAG
- a CDS encoding response regulator: MADAVSFRPATVLVVDDDADIRDLIVGQLRQENYRLLAAANLADLRQTLRDEAVDLIVLDLNLPDGDGLSLCRELRAEGSDVQIIMVTARGTAIDRVLGLELGADDYLTKPFEPRELLVRIRNLLRRARSGPAARTGAMRYAHIGPWRVDLVQRRLVAPDDRLVMLSSAEFRLLSRFIDEPNVVLDRETLLPERRATAAFDRSIDLQISRLRHKLSSLPGGEDLILTVRGEGYVLACSVDHS, encoded by the coding sequence ATGGCCGATGCTGTATCCTTCCGTCCCGCCACGGTGCTGGTGGTCGATGACGACGCCGATATACGCGACCTGATCGTCGGCCAATTGCGGCAGGAAAATTACCGCTTGCTGGCTGCCGCCAACCTGGCCGACCTGCGCCAGACGTTGCGCGACGAGGCGGTGGACCTTATCGTGCTGGACCTCAACCTGCCCGATGGCGACGGCCTGTCGCTGTGCCGTGAATTGCGGGCGGAGGGATCGGACGTGCAGATCATCATGGTGACTGCGCGCGGCACCGCGATCGACCGGGTATTGGGTCTGGAACTGGGCGCGGACGACTATCTGACCAAGCCGTTCGAACCGCGCGAACTGCTGGTGCGCATCCGCAACCTGCTGCGCCGTGCGCGCAGCGGGCCGGCCGCGCGCACCGGCGCGATGCGCTACGCCCATATCGGACCCTGGCGCGTCGACCTGGTCCAACGCCGGCTGGTCGCGCCCGACGATCGGCTAGTGATGTTGTCCTCAGCCGAATTTCGCCTGCTCAGCCGCTTCATAGACGAACCCAATGTCGTGCTGGACCGCGAGACATTGCTGCCCGAACGCCGCGCTACCGCGGCGTTCGACCGCTCGATCGATTTGCAGATCAGCCGCTTGCGGCACAAATTGTCAAGCCTGCCGGGCGGCGAGGATCTGATCCTGACAGTGCGCGGCGAAGGCTATGTCCTCGCCTGTTCGGTCGATCATTCATGA